Genomic DNA from Gossypium hirsutum isolate 1008001.06 chromosome A01, Gossypium_hirsutum_v2.1, whole genome shotgun sequence:
AGATAAGGTCCGAGTTAAAACATACTGGAGCTGGTATTTTATCTATGGCTAATGCGGGTCCGAATACAAATGGAAGTCAGTTCTTCATTACTTTATCACCAGCGCCGTCATTAGATGGTAACGGTGTTATCCTTAATGATTACAATGAGAACTGTTATTcttcataattacatatttgtTCAATCTTTTGTGACAACACTATTTCTTTTTTCATATCGAGATCCCTTTTGTTATCCGCTGCATGATGTTATGATGTCCAACATGAATCGTCATTGCTAATGTTAATGTTATGGTTTTTATTGTAGTTTCTATGATACCTTAGGAATCATGACTGGTCTAAATTTATAAGTTCTATTAATGTGAAAGCTAAAAAGCTATTCAAGTTCCAAGGTAATGGTCACTGTTACTAGAAGCTAAATTTACCACACGGTAAATTGGTCGGCAAACATTGGGAGCAGGGCCTCAAATTGTTTCAGAAATGATTAACGGAACGGTTAGACTTCTGTGGGAAATTGTCCATGAACCAGGTTGGACTGGTGTCAAGGCCACTTAGTCCCTAAACTGATTTTGATGCTATTGCTTATTATATATACCTTTCTGCAGCCTTTTTGATAAATAGGTTGTTTCACATACGAAACATTATAAGCGAATGAGAACTATGAGCTTGATTCTCTCCGTTATGCTGAATTTTTTGTATTTGCATAATGTAATATCGCATATTTTTCCTGATTTAGCTAAATGATCTCATCGGTTTCCTCACGTGTAAATGCTTTGATTGGCAATTCTTTTGACAGGTAAACACACAATATTTGGGAGAGTATGCAGGGGAATGGAAATTATCAAGAGGCTTGGTAGTGTCCAAACCGACAACAATGACAGGTAAGTTGGCTCGGTTTAGTCTATCTACAAGTAACATGTCAAacctatataaaattttcattccgAATTATTGGGATTGTTTAACATTGTTTTGTCAACCACTTGAAACCATGATTTTGTGGAATGCGTTCAAAGAATAAGTTGCTaatttacttgaattatatttataGCAGGGTATTGTCAAAAGCCATTAATAAACTATTACAAAGGCTGATTTCTCATTATTCAATTAATGAAACAGTTTAAAATAATCATCTCCTCGTGAAGTCAACCTTGAACAACCTACATAAAACTTCGATTACTCGGTTGCCTGTTTAATAAATAAGTAGTCTCGGGTCCAAGCGTTTCAAGAACATTAACTAAACATTTCATCTGAGGTTAACCTAGCTCTTAGTGGTTATTATACTTGTGTTGTATATCTTGTTAGACAATTTCTCGATTTTAGCCGGATTACAATCAGACTACCTACAAACTCTTTTATATTGCTTAGCATCTAAAGTAATTCATGTTTTGCTGTTTTTACTTCAATTCAGGCCCATTCATGATGTGAAGATACTACGGACTTCAGTCAAAGACTAGCACCGGAGTTCGGAAACTGCGAATTGTAGTTCTATGAAGTGCCCATCGTTTCCCCGGATATTTTGGAATTGGATCATTCATAAACGTGTACCTTGTATTAGAGTTATGTTTAGCATAAACTGAGCAGAAACAATTAATGAACGGCATTTCTTTAGAGTTTTCTCGTCACATTCATCTTTCCTGCTTTCATTGTGTGCTGGAACGGCACTTGTGTCTTCGGCTTTTTTACTATCATCTGGGGCAGCATGGATGCATGGATTTGTAgcaattagaaaagaaaaaagaaaagttagGTGGTTAAATTACAAGTAAATTTATGTTTGgggcaatttttaaaaaattacaaaacggtcgttgaattatttgaaagttttttatCTAAAACTTTGCTGGACttacttttttgaaaaaattaatatttttttatggttgaattaatttatgtaaaatattttctattatttgatagatttcttgaaattttctattaaagttgtttttaatgaaataaatatacatttatatttatgGTAAAGAATTTAAATGAAGTAGTGAATTGATTACAAAATGATATTAAagtgaaattatagtaaataatgaatcTTTGTGAtgttaaagattaaattttaaaatgtgaaatttataattgaaacaatAAAAGTGatatccataaaattttgttATGTGAAACAATATATGTGTAAAGTattgtaaaagtaaaattatggaaaaatataaaatttttatgataaaattatgaaaaaatatgaaatttttatgataacaatgactaaattgttaaacttgaAAAAACATATAGATAAAATAACCGAACTtaaatacatagaaatttgatatgtaaaataagatattaagataaattatgtgattaaagtgtaacaagaaaaaaaattaatttaatatgaatattaaaCTTTTATGATAAAAAGAGACTAcgttgaaaaattatgaaaattgaaaatagaataCCTGATAAGTGACAAATGTAATATAGAATGTAACATCCCAATGCTTTGACCCAATATTCAGATCCGGTAAGGCATTTTACGAAAACAAAAGAATAATTTTACATTGACTGAAAAACTTTTACATTACGTTGAACATCTTATTTTACACGAAACAAATATTGAAAGaccatatatattttttgtaaaaacTTTTACATTGAAACAAACAGAACCTAAATTAttgaattctttaaaaaaattattttgaataaatttatttaagttccaagtaatgatttatttatttagtttcaaGTTGATCATTAATCgaaaaagaaaactatttaaattttaattgacaaCCTTCAAAGCTTAAAACAACATTAATACATGAAAACTAGAACATCACCTAAAATTGTTAAAGATAAGTCAGTTTTGCTGCTGAATCATAAAAATGCCTGCAGATTAAGTTGTTCCATTTCATCAAATTTTAGGATTCTTAAAATGACATTAATACATGAAAACTATAACACCACCTTCTAGCAGGCAAGCCAACCAACAATGCCACTATCACAATTACTAAAAACAGAAGCCATGCATGCTAATCCAAAAACTAAAACCGTCCTCATATAATTTACAAACCAGGGCTAAATCTCTAAGAGTTCCTTTAGTTCATGGGGGAGAAATGCAAAGGCAATTCAGGGTATCGATTTCGGTAGCTGATAGCATCATTTCTTCTTAATCCGCTATTCTTCAAATCATATTTTACCGACGTTTGCCACCGCTCTTTCTCCCCAAAAAATTGGAATACTATTTGATGGTAATATGGAGTTGCAACCTATAGCTCTATCCACTAGTCTTTTGCGGATATGATCTCGATAGTTGTACCTTATGGGAGGATTGTCCCCCGGAATGCTAATGACTTCGAATCCAAGTTTAAGGAACCACGAAAGTGATATGAACCAAAAATTAAGATGTCAGCTCAGCTTAACAGAATTTGTAGTCTGACTCGACTGGTTCTCGTTGTCTTCACTAGTGGTGAGATTCAGCATAGACAATGGAGCCTGATTAAATCCATTAGACTCGATTGAAACAGAAGAGGTGTCTTTTGATATAGTTACCCTTTCTGGTTCGGATGTTTCGTTAGTTACCCCTTCAGGAACACCCTCTTTCTTTAGCATTTCCATATACCGTGAAGATGGGACATCACCCTTGCAGTACCTGCGCCACATGCCCCGATATGTTGCCTCCAAACCACTGATGAAGTTCTGCCCATCACAAACAGGTGACTTAGACATAAGGTCTCGAAGACTTGCTCTCAGCTTCTGGAGAGCAGTGACGTCCGAGGCCAGTTGGAGTGCCAACTGCACATATTCATCTTCATTTTTTGCTATCAAATGTCCTAACCCTAAACCGAAAGTACCGAGATTGCTTAATCAGTATGGTGACAAAAGCAGATACACGAGATATTTACAAGAAAAAAAGAAGCTCCTTACCAACTTTGCTGAGAAGACTGACACCAACATTATGAGCATGTACTGAACCAGCCATGGTAACACATGGCACTCCCATGTATAAAGATTCACAGGTCGTTGTTGTTCCAGCATATGGAAAAGTGTccaaactatgcaagataatataACAAAAGTTAAAACATCTAAAATGGAAGTTACCAGAAACCACTTAAACCAACAGAAAAAATGAACCAAAAGGAGGGGGTCACACTAACACTTGGTAAAACGCTTTTTTGTAACATGGAATGCAGTTGATTTTACCTGATATCCATAAGAGAATAAGCTTGCATATGATCATGATTCAGGAGAATAAGAGGGAGGAGATCAACACGGAGAGATTCTAAACCCAGCTGCTCCAATGTTGTAAGAAATTTCTGCCTAACACTGTCACAACAAAATGGCTTGCATTTTACCACAAGACGGGAGTTTGGAACAGCACATAATATCCTCGCCCAAACTTGCAGTACCTTGGGTGTTATCTGATTAATGGTTCCAATAAAAGGTTAAAGATGAATGCCATAACTGATTGGAAACATATGGTTTAACCTTAGGTTACAATTACTAAATGGTACCTTTGCCAGGTTATTAAAGCTCCCGAATGTAATGAAGCCATTGGAAAGAGCAGGAGTTGGTGAAACAAGTCCAGCCTCTGGGGAAGGAGTATAGCAAAGGAAGCATTCCGGAAGTCGAACTAACTCCTCGACATGCCTGCCATTGGGTAGGATTTTATTCTAAGCAGAAATTATTTTGCATATCTCATCTAACATAAtaattctaaagaaaaaaaagcagTCCGTTGAAGTAAAAAAAAGGACCTACTTCTGCCTTGTACCAGGAGGATCTGCAAGTGAATCAGTTATTCGGTAATCAATTGTAGGCAAACCAGTAGTATTGGGATAGCCAATCCAAGTAACCTACGGTAAAAATGGCCAAAATCAGAAAAACCGGTAAAATGCCTAGTCTACCATATCAAGCCTACCACAAAAGCAAAACCACCATGCATAAATCGAACACTCAAAAACCAACTCAAGTTCCACTCTAAAAGATTTCCTCTATTACAAAAATTCTTTTAGTTCCAGCAATGATAGAACTTGAACAGGAAACAgttaaaagaaaatgataaatatggTACCTTAAGCATACCTGAACAGGTGCCGGTCGACATGCCATTGTTCCCAATTTGTTGTTGGCTGTATGACCAGTAAGCTCTACCAAAATGTCAATTTTATCGTCTCTAATCATGCTTGCAACCTTTTTTTCATCGATACCATATATATCTCTCCATAGCCCACCCTTTTTAACGACTCTTTCCCTAAATCTATTAGTTTTTGCATCAGCCTGCATAACGATAAAAATGTGAGTTCGCAAAGAAAAACAGTCCATGGGAACAGAAAAGATTCCACCATCACCAACTTGTTtgtaataataatacaatataaAAAGCAATAGTTCTAGAATTTTTGAGTAACTTATGGACGGGTAATTGGATACTGACTACATCACAATGAACTTTGAACAAAGTCTCGGCATGGAAAATGTTGATGACAACATGGCGACGAAAGCATACATAACTGCCTAAGGGATGACCCTTTTTGAGATAACCATGAAGTCCATcaagaaaataattataatgaaGTTAAGAGCTTTGGTACAACCACGATAACTAGCATCGGAATATAAATACTAGGATATCTTTGCCAAATACGgcactaaaatattatttaaactcATCCTTAAGCTTCAAAAGTCAAGATTTCAACTAAACAAGAATATAAATACTATGATACCCATAG
This window encodes:
- the LOC107925545 gene encoding peptidyl-prolyl cis-trans isomerase CYP18-2 gives rise to the protein MWASSEGGAPEVTLETSMGAFAVELYYKHAPRTCRNFIELSRRGYYDNVKFHRIIKDFIVQGGDPTGTGKGGESIYGPVFDDEIRSELKHTGAGILSMANAGPNTNGSQFFITLSPAPSLDGKHTIFGRVCRGMEIIKRLGSVQTDNNDRPIHDVKILRTSVKD